In the Geoalkalibacter sp. genome, TTCCCGACAAAACCTTTCGCGCTCCTTGAGAAGGCTCTCGTTTTCCTCGCGCAACGTCCGACATTCCTCTCCAAGGGATTGGAGCCGCGCCAGAAGCTGGTCGATCTTTTGTT is a window encoding:
- a CDS encoding cell division protein ZapB, translating into MNLNNLQHLEQKIDQLLARLQSLGEECRTLREENESLLKERERFCRELDRILAKLGPPDPDSP